In the genome of Monodelphis domestica isolate mMonDom1 chromosome 2, mMonDom1.pri, whole genome shotgun sequence, one region contains:
- the LOC100619552 gene encoding LOW QUALITY PROTEIN: dual specificity protein phosphatase CDC14C-like (The sequence of the model RefSeq protein was modified relative to this genomic sequence to represent the inferred CDS: inserted 1 base in 1 codon) produces MVYRYCCKINKKLKSLTLIRKKIIHFTGADKKKQANAAFLMGCFIIIYLEKSPEDTYRMLLVGNISYVPFRDASYDTCTFYLTLLDCFQAVHKAIHYGFLNFEKFDLVEYEHYEKEENGNLNWIIPGRFIAFCGPQSRNRLERGYHYHAPEAYVPYFKRHNVTTIIRLNKKAYDARRFTNAGFDHHELFFADGSTPSDAIVKEFLNICENAEGVVAVHCKAGLGRTGTLIACYIIKHYRMTVPETIAWIRICRPGSVIGPQQHFLVSKQASLWTEGDCYRKKLRDQENGRHAAAVTKILTGVDDISICEIQSEETKDSSSSSSDETNRMTQGDKLLALKSRRQNQATSIPLTCILVVLTFALCSIIIWWXCDCILPILLFCLDGLRT; encoded by the exons ATGGTTTACAGATATTGTtgcaagataaataagaaattgaagTCCCTTACAttgataaggaagaaaataattcatttcacgggtgctgataaaaaaaaacaagcaaatgcaGCTTTCCTCATGGGGTGTTTCATAATAATATATTTGGAGAAATCTCCTGAAGATACCTATAGGATGCTGTTGGTTGGAAACATATCCTATGTTCCTTTCAGGGATGCTTCCTATGATACTTGCACTTTCTACTTAACACTACTTGACTGTTTTCAGGCAGTTCATAAGGCAATCCATTATGGCTtccttaattttgaaaaattcgACCTTGTTGAATATGAGCattatgaaaaagaagaaaatggaaatttaaactgGATAATTCCAGGCCGATTTATTGCCTTCTGTGGCCCTCAATCAAGAAACCGACTTGAAAGGGGTTACCACTATCATGCACCAGAAGCCTATGTTCCTTATTTTAAAAGGCACAATGTTACAACCATTATTAGACTCAACAAAAAGGCATATGATGCTAGGAGATTTACAAATGCCGGTTTTGACCATCATGAACTTTTTTTTGCTGATGGCAGTACACCTAGTGATGCCATAGTCAAAGAATTTCTGAATATCTGTGAAAATGCTGAAGGTGTTGTAGCAGTTCATTGCAAAGCTGGTCTTGGAAGAACAGGCACCCTTATAGCCTGCTATATCATAAAGCATTATAGGATGACAGTTCCTGAAACCATTGCCTGGATCAGAATCTGTAGACCTGGTTCTGTGATTGGACCTCAGCAACATTTTTTGGTGTCGAAGCAGGCAAGCCTTTGGACAGAAGGAGATTGTTATCGCAAGAAGTTAAGGGACCAGGAAAATGGAAGACATGCAGCTGCAGTCACAAAAATCCTAACAGGGGTTGATGACATTTCAATATGTGAAATCCAGTCTGAAGAAACTaaagattcttcttcttcttcttctgatgAAACAAACAGAATGACTCAAGGTGATAAGCTACTTGCCCTGAAAAGTAGAAGGCAAAACCAGGCAACTTCTATTCCTCTAACATGTATCCTAGTTGTGTTGACCTTTGCACTATGTAGTATTATCATCTGGT ATTGTGACTGTATTCTTCCCATCCTGCTATTCTGTCTAGATGGTTTAAGAACCTAG